From one Anopheles cruzii chromosome 3, idAnoCruzAS_RS32_06, whole genome shotgun sequence genomic stretch:
- the LOC128275723 gene encoding LOW QUALITY PROTEIN: mucin-19 (The sequence of the model RefSeq protein was modified relative to this genomic sequence to represent the inferred CDS: substituted 1 base at 1 genomic stop codon): MSSERTLSPDEDESSSDTGHSSDHLIEDETALGEQLGAVGTGSSSSSNNGVSAETIIGGHVTVETSSPIGSPAPAELESGNPGSPMTEGTGRGTKVAPRQQPLPTVAGSGLAGHSNQGGKPYGSSMVLSTIPLDTVTSSSSHQLILQPHTGSNIFHQSPQQQQQQQPSQTLNNNNTSFKNHNNSSNSGVGVGSKNILINTGNGHHHPQLLPPHQHTTYTINLANNTVVSSSSSSTSCHQQQQQHSATITTTTASGASMATMSGGATAILSSSIVPSPASPGTSGGGSGGLVVLERRALGAGGPTMTGAPPSNGTAIPPPGSKLVLLHTGGGREDYITAATADAIGGVGNIVLLATEQMDMAEHDIINNNVIISASGVVANGSSSTTPRTIATVSSHQLHPTSASGGGGGVAGTTTTGAPVAAAAAHGDEELTSLTWLQDENLLKGXHFVPGINLSKVPVSSPDSPRQVGGVATGTVGGGVASGRLSPTSDFIEDSSSISEDNTSSANSSSEHGNSTGTYHSETTSTTTVLATPEQQQRTTSQHTFQLGAAAGQAKTITAINGETIIEYPVIALNHHHPVGASNGHAPQQQQVVIDGSKTMKMTLVTATSSGIDGGTSTTVPYTVSSSSMMASGGSGGAISYVVTSPANSSSSAVPIASSTPVSSSGNSNGNSKSNSSSTNVTPHQHFHKKYLREELVKQQQQEQQQQQQQQQVYQPKHSMGGSITTIANGVVAGGAGSVNNVFLTPLKQQINSALKYEDGFENGEDRSYHHLPPAAPMKNGSTSYGGSSSTMSSPNVSGEEYGGTTVTTVYGGLNLVKQSPAVSPSHNGSASNGAVAIMMNGAGNQHHHHQVQHLHPTQHHHHQQQQQQHHLQHQPQLQHASPSVAVQLPPSSSSSALSMPSSPQGGGSSNSAVSPSKLPPPKAKHPTNVPYDPLVHVNNKPPFSFSSLIFMAIENSQQKALPVKEIYAWIVHHFPYFKTAPTGWKNSVRHNLSLNKCFQKVEKAANLGKGSLWMVEPQFRPNLIQALSRSPFHAGSGIDKATYKSMQQQQRSTNASPTGNNGAQYSKQDNFPQLASRLAPSDAQNGLHDDPDDLSRSSTPIDYDGGGSDLSAPVGSQHHTAHYPQHHHTQQPPQQQSVHHGLGIIPQQHSTVRGGLLVTESANVSGDSYRLSSDGTISEGGIVQCATGLVYVNGSGGASGLPKEIVGREWSADTIEDVNAATAMLALKHGPKIFIESTFRNGNPPVITTSPSEDHTYSAGGASGATGLPEQSTAAPSTNGSPLLVGNGSSCCSSSDERYEHSRPHLLRHPPLLSHLPQHHASQHHSDNISNGTSSDAAYESSEESHPHHASAADMEERRRQESVYALLNLAQMTYSSSPSSSMSSSTSTLSSPASSTGSLKRSAPNDSYTSGTGVHNSYHHHQRSQLVASPDDRMRIGNAASPLHPHHGHVVELTGAGGGPSVTTYYGGVQHLHAANGSSANKVSSDDLSQRYTSPPPAKKSKARTALKKLKKKSWAR; this comes from the exons ATGTCCTCGGAAAGAACACTTTCACCTGACGAGGACGAAAGTAGTAGCGACACCGGACACAGTAGTGACCACTTGATCGAGGACGAAACGGCTCTGGGAGAGCAGCTCGGAGCAGTAGGAACcggcagtagtagtagcagcaacaacggcgtCAGCGCTGAAACAATCATCGGAGGTCACGTCACGGTGGAAACATCCTCGCCCATCGGCAGTCCGGCCCCGGCAGAACTAGAATCAGGGAACCCCGGAAGCCCCATGACCGAGGGCACCGGCCGGGGGACCAAAGTAGCGCCACGACAGCAGCCCCTTCCGACGGTCGCCGGAAGCGGCCTGGCCGGCCATTCGAACCAGGGCGGCAAACCGTACGGCTCCAGCATGGTGCTATCGACGATACCATTGGACACcgtgaccagcagcagcagccatcaACTGATTCTGCAGCCCCACACGGGCAGCAACATTTTCCACCAGtcaccccagcagcagcagcagcagcaaccttcgCAAacgctcaacaacaacaacacgagctttaaaaatcacaacaacagcagcaacagcggcgtcggcgtcgggaGCAAAAACATCCTCATCAACACCGGCaacggccatcatcatccgcagctCCTTCCTCCGCATCAGCACACGACGTACACCATCAATCTCGCCAACAACACCGTggtcagtagcagcagcagcagcaccagttgccatcagcagcagcagcagcatagtgccaccatcaccaccacaaccgccTCCGGCGCCAGTATGGCAACCATGTCCGgcggcgccaccgccatccTATCCTCCAGCATAGTGCCATCTCCGGCCTCCCCGGGCaccagtggtggtggcagtggcgggCTAGTGGTGTTAGAAAGGAGAGCGCTCGGAGCCGGCGGCCCAACAATGACCGGGGCGCCACCGTCGAACGGCACCGCCATTCCACCGCCCGGTTCGAAGCTGGTCCTACTGcacaccggcggtggccgggaggATTATATAA cagcagcgacggcggatgcgatcggtggcgtcggcaACATTGTGCTGCTGGCGACCGAGCAGATGGATATGGCGGAGCATGACATTATCAACAACAATGTCATCATCAGTGCGAGCGGTGTCGTCGCGaacggtagcagcagcaccacgccgCGAACCATCGCCACGGTCAGTTCGCACCAACTGCATCCGACATCggcaagcggcggcggcggcggcgttgctggcaccaccaccacaggagccccggtggcggcggccgctgcacACGGCGACGAGGAACTCACATCACTGACCTGGCTGCAGGACGAGAATCTGCTTAAAGGTTAGCATTTTGTGCCCG GTATCAATCTCTCCAAAGTGCCAGTATCTTCCCCGGACAGCCCGAGACAGGTCGGTGGCGTTGCAACCGGtaccgttggtggtggtgtcgccAGCGGGCGTCTCTCCCCGACCAGCGATTTCATCGAAGACTCGTCGAGCATCTCAGAGGACAACACGTCATCGGCGAACTCGTCCTCCGAGCACGGCAATAGCACCGGAACTTACCACTCGGAAACGACCAGCACCACAACCGTGCTGGCAacgccggagcagcagcagcgcaccaCCTCCCAGCACACATTTCAGCTCGGAGCGGCGGCCGGGCAGGCGAAGACTATTACGGCCATCAACGGAGAAACCATCATCGAGTATCCGGTGATCGCGCTGAACCATCACCATCCGGTTGGCGCCAGCAATGGCCacgcaccgcagcagcagcaggtcgttatcgatggcagcaaaacgatgaaaatgaCGCTGGTGACAGCCACATCGTCGGGCATCGATGGTGGCACATCGACGACGGTGCCATATACCGTGTCTTCTTCCTCCATGATGGCgagtggcggcagcggtggtgccATCTCGTACGTGGTCACCTCGCCGGCCAATTCCTCCAGCAGTGCCGTCCCGATCGCTTCCTCAACGCCAGTCAGCAGTagcggcaacagcaacggcaacagTAAAAGTAattccagcagcaccaacgTTACACCGCATCAGCACTTCCACAAGAAGTATCTGCGCGAAGAGCTggtcaagcagcagcaacaggagcagcagcaacaacagcaacagcaacaggttTATCAACCGAAGCACAGCATGGGCGGATCGATAACGACGATCGCGAACGGtgttgttgccggtggcgctggcagTGTCAACAACGTTTTCCTTACGCCACTGAAACAGCAGATCAACAG TGCACTGAAATATGAAGACGGCTTTGAGAACGGTGAGGATCGATCGTACCATCATCTACCTCCGGCGGCGCCCATGAAAAATGGGAGCACCAGCTAtggcggtagcagcagcaccatgaGCTCACCAAATGTGAGCGGCGAAGAGTACGGCGGAACGACGGTCACGACCGTTTACGGTGGCCTGAACCTGGTGAAACAGTCGCCGGCGGTGTCACCTTCTCACAATGGCAGTGCCAGCAATGGCGCGGTGGCGATAATGATGAACGGTGCTGgcaaccagcaccaccaccaccaggttCAGCATCTCCATCCCActcagcatcaccatcaccagcagcagcagcagcagcatcatctcCAGCATCAGCCACAGCTACAGCACGCATCACCGTCCGTTGCCGTTCAGCTTccgccgtcctcgtcgtcctctgCCCTGTCGATGCCATCGTCTCCGCAGGGCGGCGGTAGCAGCAATTCCGCGGTCAGCCCCTCGAAGCTTCCGCCGCCGAAAGCGAAGCATCCGACCAACGTGCCATACGATCCGCTGGTCCACGTCAACAACAAGCCTCCGTTCAGCTTCAG TTCGCTCATCTTTATGGCCATCGAAAACTCACAACAGAAGGCGCTACCGGTGAAGGAAATTTACGCGTGGATCGTGCACCACTTCCCGTACTTCAAGACGGCGCCGACCGGCTGGAAGAACAGCGTACGCCACAATCTTTCGCTCAACAAGTGTTTCCAAAAGGTGGAAAAAGCAGCG AACCTCGGCAAAGGTTCGCTGTGGATGGTGGAGCCACAGTTCAGACCAAATCTTATCCAGGCCCTGTCACGCTCTCCGTTCCACGCCGGGTCCGGTATCGATAAGGCCACGTACAAAagcatgcagcagcagcagcgttcgACCAACGCGAGCCCCACGGGCAACAACGGAGCGCAGTATTCGAAG CAGGACAACTTTCCACAGCTCGCCAGCCGCTTAGCACCGTCGGATGCACAAAACGGGCTGCATGACGATCCGGATGATTTGAGCCGCTCGTCGACACCGATCGACTACGATGGCGGTGGTAGCGACCTGTCGGCTCCCGTCGGGTCACAGCACCACACAGCCCACTACCCACAGCATCACCACACGCAACAaccgccacagcagcagtccGTGCATCATGGGCTTGGCATCATCCCACAGCAACATTCTACGGTGCGCGGTGGACTGCTGGTTACGGAATCGGCGAATGTGTCCGGTGACAGCTATCGTCTTTCGTCTGACGGTACGATATCGGAAGGCGGCATCGTGCAGTGTGCTACGGGATTGGTGTACGTCAACGGTTCCGGCGGTGCTTCCGGTCTGCCCAAGGAGATTGTCGGGCGCGAGTGGAGCGCAGACACGATAGAGGACGTTAACGCGGCCACGGCAATGCTTGCCCTCAAGCACGGACCTAAGATATTCATCGAAAGCACGTTTCGCAATGG caATCCACCCGTGATTACGACCTCACCGAGTGAGGACCACACGTATTCTGCTGGCGGCGCCAGCGGTGCTACCGGGTTGCCGGAACAGTCGACGGCGGCCCCCTCAACGAACGGTTCACCGTTGTTGGTCGGTAATGGCAGCAGTTGTTGCTCGTCGTCCGACGAGCGGTACGAGCACAGCCGACCCCACCTTCTGCGCCATCCGCCGCTCCTGTCTCACCTTCCACAGCATCACGCGAGTCAACATCACAGTGATAACATCAGCAACGGCACCTCTTCCGATGCTGCCTACGAGAGCAGTGAAGAAAG CCATCCGCACCATGCGTCCGCCGCAGACATGGAAGAACGGCGCCGCCAGGAGAGTGTGTACGCGCTGCTCAACCTAGCCCAGATGACCTACTCTTCGTCGCCGTCCTCGTCGATGTCGTCCTCAACGTCCACGCTCTCCTCGCCCGCCTCGTCCACTGGTTCGCTGAAGCGTTCCGCGCCGAACGATTCGTACACCTCTGGAACCGGGGTCCATAATagctaccaccaccatcaacggTCGCAGCTTGTAGCCTCACCGGACGACCGGATGCGAATAGGTAACGCTGCTTCACCACTTCATCCCCATCATGGTCACGTCGTTGAGCTGACCGGCGCCGGAGGAGGACCATCAGTGACTACGTACTACGGTGGTGTCCAGCATCTTCACGCTGCCAATGGCAGCAGTGCCAATAAGGTGTCATCGGACGATCTCAGTCAGCGTTacacgtcgccgccgccggcaaagAAATCCAAAGCCCGCACCGCGCTCaagaagctgaagaagaaatCGTGGGCACGGTAA